In one Mycobacterium heckeshornense genomic region, the following are encoded:
- a CDS encoding FeoA family protein produces the protein MHARGQDRYRCDLAQLVPGQQATVVGLAPQADPAVGRRLHQLGFRPTARVDVIRRAPLGDPTIYRVQDTELCIRRREARLIEVVPEAPR, from the coding sequence ATGCATGCTCGAGGCCAGGATCGGTATCGATGCGATCTTGCCCAACTGGTGCCGGGCCAGCAGGCAACCGTGGTGGGCCTGGCGCCGCAGGCCGACCCCGCGGTGGGACGTCGCCTCCACCAATTGGGATTCCGGCCAACCGCTCGCGTCGACGTGATCCGCCGGGCACCGCTAGGCGACCCCACCATCTACCGGGTCCAAGACACCGAACTGTGCATCCGCCGCCGCGAGGCGCGACTGATCGAAGTGGTCCCGGAGGCACCCCGATGA
- a CDS encoding NifU family protein, giving the protein MIPIHAIATSNPRQLRWVVPPGGLPADGTVRRAPGRLGALLDRGVIDELLVCGNNVLITLGSAASWRELGDDIRNALSEALREPAGWQVDASSGELADVTAELLAGPIGALAESHGGSIELVSVTGDQVRVRMSGACAGCPASGSTIHGKLQSELRRRVGENVTVSCESDSAPLSLGKKLLSLLIR; this is encoded by the coding sequence ATGATTCCGATCCACGCCATCGCGACCTCAAACCCCCGCCAACTGCGCTGGGTGGTGCCGCCCGGCGGTCTCCCAGCGGACGGCACCGTGCGGCGCGCGCCCGGGCGGCTCGGTGCCTTGCTTGACCGCGGCGTGATTGACGAGCTGCTGGTGTGCGGCAACAATGTGTTGATCACCCTCGGTTCCGCCGCCAGTTGGCGCGAGCTCGGCGACGACATCCGTAATGCACTGAGCGAGGCACTGCGTGAGCCCGCGGGGTGGCAGGTGGACGCCTCATCCGGCGAGCTGGCCGATGTCACCGCCGAGCTGCTCGCCGGACCGATCGGTGCGCTGGCCGAATCTCACGGCGGATCAATTGAATTGGTGTCGGTCACCGGCGATCAGGTGAGGGTCCGAATGTCGGGCGCCTGCGCCGGATGCCCGGCGTCCGGCTCGACGATCCACGGAAAGTTGCAGTCCGAGTTGCGCCGACGGGTCGGCGAGAACGTCACCGTGTCCTGCGAAAGCGACTCTGCTCCACTGTCGTTGGGCAAGAAGCTGCTGTCCCTGCTGATTCGCTGA
- a CDS encoding RtcB family protein, with the protein MRLVQETPFRFRIDPSGDMRVPGVIFASPSLLPATNREPLLRQVANVATLPGIVEASYAMPDIHLGYGFPIGGVAATDVRGDGVISPGGVGFDISCGVRMLSADLDRGEFAKVGKLVMDRLSQRIPRGAGPGAVRAPVSDEELDRVLQGGSRYVVEHGDGCQLDLDRCEDGGGFEEADPAAVSDRARARGRQQLGSLGSGNHFLEVQHVAEVLDEPVAKAFGLRAGQVCVMIHCGSRGLGHQICTDEVHAMDHAMQRHGVHVPDRQLACVPVDSGEGRRYLGAMYAAANYARANRQILGRAASEVFSSVTGTGLELVYDISHNLARIERHEVAGEMVDLCVHRKGATRALPPGHPELPADLADVGQPVLIPGSMGTSSYVLAGVAGGGAFHSTCHGAGRQLSRHQAARSVSQKVLRDQLERRQGILVRGASRRGLVEEAPAAYKDVSEVVAVAEQAGLCRRVARLEPLGVVKG; encoded by the coding sequence ATGAGATTAGTGCAGGAAACCCCATTTCGGTTCCGGATCGACCCATCCGGGGACATGCGGGTGCCGGGCGTGATCTTCGCGTCGCCGTCGCTGCTGCCCGCGACCAATCGCGAGCCCTTGCTGCGGCAGGTGGCGAACGTGGCGACTCTACCCGGCATTGTCGAAGCGTCATACGCGATGCCTGACATCCATTTGGGCTACGGCTTCCCGATCGGCGGGGTGGCGGCGACCGACGTGCGCGGCGACGGAGTGATCTCTCCCGGCGGCGTGGGATTCGACATCTCCTGCGGGGTGCGAATGCTGTCGGCCGACCTTGACCGGGGCGAGTTCGCCAAAGTCGGCAAGTTAGTGATGGACCGGTTAAGCCAACGAATTCCGCGCGGTGCGGGACCGGGGGCCGTGCGCGCGCCGGTGAGCGACGAGGAATTGGACCGGGTGCTGCAGGGAGGCTCCCGGTATGTGGTCGAGCACGGCGACGGATGCCAGCTCGACTTGGACCGCTGTGAGGATGGCGGTGGGTTCGAGGAGGCCGACCCCGCAGCGGTGAGCGACCGTGCGCGGGCGCGGGGACGCCAGCAACTGGGCAGTCTGGGTTCGGGGAATCACTTCCTGGAAGTCCAGCATGTCGCTGAGGTGCTCGACGAGCCGGTCGCCAAGGCATTCGGGCTGCGCGCCGGGCAGGTCTGCGTGATGATCCACTGCGGTTCGCGGGGACTTGGGCACCAAATCTGCACCGACGAGGTGCACGCCATGGACCACGCCATGCAGCGTCATGGCGTGCATGTGCCCGACCGCCAACTAGCTTGCGTCCCTGTTGATTCCGGCGAGGGTCGCCGCTACCTGGGAGCGATGTATGCGGCGGCGAATTACGCCCGCGCCAATCGGCAAATTCTGGGCCGGGCCGCGTCCGAGGTGTTTTCGTCGGTCACCGGCACCGGGCTTGAACTGGTCTACGACATCTCCCACAACCTCGCGCGGATCGAGCGGCACGAGGTCGCCGGCGAGATGGTCGACCTTTGTGTGCACCGCAAGGGTGCGACCAGGGCACTGCCTCCCGGACACCCGGAGTTGCCAGCGGATTTGGCTGACGTCGGGCAGCCTGTGCTGATTCCCGGCTCGATGGGAACGTCGTCCTATGTGTTGGCCGGGGTGGCTGGAGGTGGTGCGTTTCACTCCACCTGTCACGGCGCCGGTCGACAGCTCAGCCGCCACCAGGCGGCCCGGTCGGTCTCCCAGAAGGTGCTGCGCGACCAATTGGAGCGGCGGCAGGGGATCCTGGTCAGGGGCGCGTCGCGGCGGGGTCTGGTCGAAGAGGCTCCCGCGGCCTACAAGGACGTGTCCGAGGTCGTCGCGGTCGCAGAACAAGCGGGCCTGTGCCGCAGGGTGGCCCGACTCGAACCGCTGGGCGTGGTGAAGGGTTGA
- a CDS encoding archease yields the protein MTAADRGHRTLPHPADIVIEAWGPSREICLAEAVMGLTGSFVDFSRASPLRTVTCEVPATTDGDRLVAVLDELIYLLDTEGVVPLSAEVTIDSDTVRLTMPVASLSDVRLVGAVPKAVALSGLAFTQSGTEWRCRATIDV from the coding sequence TTGACGGCAGCCGATCGCGGGCACCGCACGCTGCCCCATCCGGCCGATATCGTCATCGAGGCGTGGGGGCCGAGCCGCGAAATCTGCCTGGCCGAGGCGGTCATGGGACTTACGGGCAGTTTCGTCGACTTCTCCCGAGCGTCGCCGTTGCGGACCGTCACGTGCGAAGTGCCCGCCACCACTGACGGTGATCGCTTGGTGGCGGTGCTCGACGAACTGATTTATCTGCTCGACACCGAAGGCGTGGTGCCGCTCAGCGCCGAGGTCACCATCGACTCGGACACCGTGCGGCTGACCATGCCGGTGGCATCGCTGAGCGACGTCAGGCTGGTCGGTGCGGTACCGAAGGCCGTCGCGTTGTCTGGGCTGGCCTTCACCCAGAGCGGCACCGAATGGCGTTGCCGCGCGACGATCGATGTCTAG
- a CDS encoding alpha/beta hydrolase, translating to MTLSVADIDRWNAEAVREVFHVATARGQATLEVSRQLGSLAVFDTWEGQTADARKHQNAQIRKDLDAHGNEALAVGRAANQAADGIENVQAKLRQLRADAAALNMTIDPMTNAVVPSSTFKGLPIEALIAEQQLQPRLDEILAEANAVDSELAAAINMADGDRPIPPGPHDNRPQIQDALSKPLPEDPKQFNDLWNQLTPEEKDWLYSRDHNIGNHPGMAWDPPDHLGKDHYNRMHRDELQEANQTELDGLRAAHSDWANGKAPFLMSKEYADWKNRWDAANRAHDGYAKVKDALGPPPDKVVPGKLPRYLRVIDDLGHAAVAINNPDTARRNATFVPGTGQDLTRFDASAGKSERMLQATLNADKSLRPSDVSVTTWMGYDRPMSVFDAASTSYAHNGAPHWRISKPDCGPLTTMSLPVAHRSTRLSGTAMVPPKSAQLHSTAITWTPIM from the coding sequence GTGACGTTATCGGTGGCCGATATCGACCGGTGGAACGCCGAAGCGGTGCGCGAGGTGTTTCACGTGGCCACCGCACGGGGACAGGCCACGTTGGAGGTATCCCGCCAACTGGGATCGCTTGCCGTCTTTGACACCTGGGAAGGTCAAACGGCCGACGCCAGGAAACACCAGAACGCGCAGATCCGCAAAGACCTTGATGCCCACGGCAACGAGGCGCTGGCAGTCGGCCGCGCCGCCAACCAAGCCGCCGACGGCATCGAAAACGTGCAGGCCAAGCTACGCCAACTGCGAGCCGATGCCGCCGCGCTAAACATGACCATCGACCCGATGACCAACGCGGTTGTGCCGAGTTCGACATTCAAGGGTCTGCCGATCGAAGCGCTCATCGCCGAACAGCAGCTGCAGCCCCGGCTGGATGAAATCCTGGCTGAAGCCAACGCGGTCGACTCAGAGCTGGCCGCCGCGATCAACATGGCCGATGGCGACAGGCCGATCCCACCGGGACCGCATGACAATCGGCCTCAGATTCAGGATGCACTGTCTAAACCCCTGCCCGAGGATCCTAAGCAGTTCAACGACCTGTGGAATCAGCTCACCCCAGAGGAAAAGGACTGGCTCTACAGCCGAGACCACAACATCGGCAACCATCCCGGGATGGCGTGGGATCCTCCGGACCATTTGGGAAAAGACCATTACAACCGGATGCACCGCGATGAATTGCAAGAGGCCAATCAGACCGAGCTTGACGGCCTACGCGCCGCGCATTCGGACTGGGCTAACGGCAAAGCGCCGTTTTTGATGTCGAAAGAGTATGCGGACTGGAAAAACCGTTGGGACGCTGCTAATCGCGCGCATGACGGTTATGCAAAGGTGAAAGACGCGCTCGGCCCGCCACCGGATAAAGTCGTGCCAGGCAAACTACCCAGGTACCTCAGAGTCATCGACGACTTGGGCCACGCTGCAGTCGCTATCAACAACCCCGACACCGCCAGACGCAACGCCACATTCGTGCCTGGCACCGGCCAAGATCTCACCCGCTTCGACGCCAGCGCCGGGAAATCCGAAAGGATGTTGCAGGCTACTCTCAACGCAGATAAGAGTCTACGCCCCAGTGATGTTTCGGTCACCACATGGATGGGTTATGACCGGCCAATGAGCGTCTTCGACGCTGCATCAACCAGTTACGCGCACAACGGGGCCCCGCACTGGAGGATTTCCAAGCCGGATTGCGGGCCTCTCACAACGATGAGCTTGCCGGTGGCCCATCGCTCAACACGGTTATCGGGCACAGCTATGGTTCCACCGAAGTCGGCGCAGCTGCACTCAACGGCCATCACCTGGACGCCAATAATGTAA
- a CDS encoding DoxX family protein: MTAYDVGLLILRLVLGLTLAAHGFNKFFGGGRIPGTARWFESIGMKPGTFHAAVAATTEVSAGLGLAAGLLTPIPAAGFVSLMLVAAWTVHRPNGFFIVKEGWEYNLVLAVSAVAVATLGPGPLSLDRLIFGHNWLDGWAGLLFSVLLGLAGAVGQLLLFYRPPVKQAQ, from the coding sequence ATGACTGCCTACGACGTTGGGTTACTGATCCTGAGGCTGGTGCTGGGCCTGACCCTCGCCGCCCACGGTTTCAACAAATTCTTCGGTGGCGGCCGGATACCGGGAACCGCGCGCTGGTTCGAAAGCATCGGCATGAAACCCGGCACTTTCCACGCCGCGGTCGCCGCCACCACCGAGGTGTCCGCCGGATTGGGTTTAGCCGCCGGTCTGCTCACCCCGATCCCCGCGGCGGGCTTCGTGTCGCTGATGCTGGTCGCGGCCTGGACCGTGCACCGGCCCAACGGCTTCTTCATCGTGAAAGAGGGTTGGGAGTACAACCTGGTGCTGGCGGTCAGCGCCGTCGCAGTGGCGACGCTCGGCCCGGGGCCACTGAGCCTGGATCGGCTGATCTTCGGCCACAACTGGCTCGACGGCTGGGCCGGTCTGCTGTTCTCGGTGCTGTTGGGCCTGGCCGGTGCTGTCGGTCAGTTGCTGCTCTTCTACCGGCCCCCGGTCAAACAGGCGCAGTAG
- a CDS encoding WS/DGAT domain-containing protein, with protein sequence MTQHRMAAVDAQFYWMSAKIPNDQFLLYAFGSPPADLRTAIDGVRARARACPDLTMRVDDGCVLTYPTWVPADVQADQVLCYDLAGDTWHSCLDAVVRLADNQLDIRQMPWRLHLFTEVRGIPDSSEIGTVAVMQVAHALADGARASAMAAWLFGRTAPVPTVTPQSRRWLPWRALQAARAHRQLVADTRHGLLPPSVGSRPPLPTNARPDGARIVRTLVRKRSALRGPTVTVAVLSAVSTALSEHLGKVADTLGAEVPMSKPGARQGHNHFGNVVVGLYPQLAQDARAERIAADLAGGRRRMEHPAARAADRAFAAVPAPLLRWGIAQFDPQARPTLVAGNTVVSSVHRGAADLNFGGAPVVLTAGYPALSPAMGLTHGVHGIGDTIAISVHAAESAIGDVDAYLRRLDAAL encoded by the coding sequence ATGACGCAGCACCGGATGGCGGCGGTCGACGCCCAGTTTTATTGGATGTCGGCCAAAATCCCTAACGATCAGTTCCTGCTCTACGCATTCGGCAGCCCACCGGCCGATCTGCGCACGGCAATAGACGGCGTTCGCGCCCGGGCCCGGGCGTGCCCTGACCTGACGATGCGGGTCGACGACGGCTGCGTGCTCACCTATCCGACGTGGGTGCCGGCGGACGTCCAAGCCGACCAGGTGCTCTGCTATGACCTTGCCGGCGACACCTGGCACAGTTGCCTGGACGCCGTGGTGCGGTTGGCGGATAACCAGCTCGACATCCGACAGATGCCGTGGCGGCTGCACCTATTCACCGAAGTGCGCGGCATCCCCGACAGCAGCGAGATCGGCACCGTCGCAGTCATGCAAGTCGCTCACGCGCTGGCCGACGGAGCGCGCGCCTCGGCAATGGCCGCCTGGCTGTTCGGTCGGACAGCACCGGTGCCGACGGTGACACCGCAATCGCGGCGATGGCTGCCCTGGCGAGCCCTGCAAGCGGCGCGCGCCCACCGCCAGCTGGTCGCCGACACCCGCCATGGACTGCTGCCCCCATCGGTCGGATCGCGGCCGCCGTTGCCCACCAATGCCCGCCCAGACGGTGCCCGAATCGTGCGCACCCTGGTACGGAAGCGCTCGGCGCTGCGCGGACCGACGGTAACCGTCGCGGTGCTCAGCGCCGTGTCCACTGCGCTATCCGAGCACCTGGGCAAGGTGGCCGACACCCTTGGCGCCGAGGTGCCGATGTCCAAACCCGGTGCACGACAAGGACATAACCACTTCGGCAACGTCGTGGTCGGGCTGTACCCACAGCTGGCGCAGGACGCCCGGGCCGAACGAATCGCTGCGGACCTAGCCGGTGGGCGCCGCCGCATGGAGCATCCGGCAGCCCGCGCGGCGGACCGGGCCTTCGCCGCGGTACCCGCCCCGTTGCTGCGTTGGGGCATCGCCCAATTCGATCCGCAGGCGCGACCAACGCTGGTCGCCGGCAACACGGTGGTGTCCAGTGTCCACCGCGGCGCCGCCGACCTGAACTTTGGTGGCGCGCCGGTGGTGTTGACGGCCGGGTATCCGGCGCTCTCGCCGGCGATGGGCCTCACCCACGGTGTGCACGGTATCGGCGATACCATCGCGATCAGCGTGCACGCGGCAGAGTCGGCGATCGGCGACGTCGACGCCTATTTGCGCCGACTCGACGCCGCCTTGTAG
- a CDS encoding short-chain fatty acyl-CoA regulator family protein, which produces MFSGARLRRLREERGLTQAALARALDLSTSYVNQLENNQRPLTVPVLLALTERFDLAAHYFSADSDARLVADLSDVFTATEHAVSRNQIEELVARMPEIGRSLVALHRRLRDVTEEVEAYRSRAIAETSQPLERPMPFEEVRDFFYDRNNYIDELDVAAERMFAENELRTGGLDLQLAALIRERFGITVVIDTALPETTKRQYDPTTRVLRVAHWLRPGQRAFQIATQLALLSQSELISAIVATDDQLSPEARGVARIGLANYFAGALLLPYGEFHGAAEELRYDIDLLGQRFEVSFETVCHRLSTLQRPRQRGVPFIFVRTDKAGNISKRQSATAFHFSRVGGSCPLWVVHDAFAQPGRIVTQVAQMPDGRSYFWVAKTTETEGHGYLGQHKSFAIGLGCDLIHAHKLVYSTGIVLDDPTTAVPIGAGCKICSRPACPQRAFPYLGERVVVDENTGSSLPYPPAV; this is translated from the coding sequence ATGTTTTCCGGCGCGCGGCTTCGGCGGTTGCGCGAGGAGCGTGGACTCACCCAGGCGGCTTTGGCCCGCGCCCTCGACTTATCGACCAGCTACGTCAACCAGCTCGAGAACAATCAGCGCCCACTCACCGTGCCGGTGCTGCTCGCCCTCACCGAACGCTTCGATTTGGCCGCGCATTACTTCTCCGCCGATTCCGACGCCCGGCTGGTGGCCGACCTCAGCGATGTGTTCACCGCGACCGAGCACGCGGTCAGCCGCAACCAAATCGAGGAACTGGTTGCCCGGATGCCCGAGATCGGCCGCAGTCTGGTAGCGCTGCACCGCCGTCTGCGCGATGTGACCGAGGAAGTGGAGGCCTATCGGTCTCGCGCGATAGCCGAGACATCGCAGCCGCTGGAACGCCCGATGCCGTTCGAGGAGGTTCGCGACTTCTTCTACGACCGCAACAACTACATCGACGAGCTAGACGTCGCCGCCGAGCGGATGTTCGCAGAAAACGAGCTGCGGACCGGCGGGCTTGACCTTCAATTGGCCGCATTGATACGCGAACGGTTCGGCATCACCGTGGTGATCGACACCGCGCTTCCCGAAACCACCAAGCGCCAGTACGACCCGACGACCCGGGTGCTGCGCGTGGCGCACTGGCTGCGGCCGGGTCAGCGGGCCTTCCAGATCGCCACCCAGCTGGCCCTGCTCAGCCAGTCGGAGCTGATCTCGGCCATCGTGGCCACCGACGACCAGCTCAGTCCCGAGGCTCGCGGCGTGGCCCGGATCGGGCTGGCCAACTATTTCGCCGGGGCGTTGCTGTTGCCGTACGGCGAGTTTCACGGGGCCGCAGAGGAACTACGCTACGACATCGATCTGCTGGGCCAGCGGTTCGAGGTGAGCTTCGAAACCGTCTGCCACCGGCTTTCGACGCTGCAGCGCCCCCGGCAGCGCGGTGTACCGTTCATCTTCGTCCGCACCGACAAGGCCGGCAACATCTCAAAGCGGCAGTCCGCCACTGCTTTTCATTTCAGTCGTGTGGGTGGCAGCTGCCCGCTGTGGGTGGTGCACGACGCGTTCGCCCAGCCGGGTCGCATCGTCACCCAGGTGGCGCAGATGCCCGATGGGCGTTCGTATTTCTGGGTCGCCAAGACCACGGAGACCGAAGGACACGGTTATCTGGGCCAGCACAAGAGCTTTGCCATCGGTTTGGGCTGCGATCTAATCCACGCCCACAAGCTCGTCTACTCCACCGGCATCGTCCTGGATGACCCGACGACCGCGGTTCCGATCGGAGCCGGCTGCAAGATCTGTAGCCGGCCGGCCTGCCCGCAACGCGCTTTCCCTTACCTGGGCGAACGCGTTGTCGTCGACGAGAACACCGGCAGCAGCCTGCCGTACCCACCGGCTGTGTGA
- the feoB gene encoding ferrous iron transporter B yields MTSCHTESSTAVGVEDLRRVALVGSPNAGKTSVFNHLTGLRGKIGNYPGVTVGRSVGTTEVDGATIAVEDLPGTYSLDPISPDEQVVTDLLTGRLDGIGRPDAVLLVADVTTLRRSITLVAEVLRLDLPCLLVLTMSDEMTSRGGRIDTGALSTALGIPVIPVVAHRGTGIEAVRAQLGSFHRWKRPPLAPPSDHDAVDAWGKSVLDASNYVAPQPDHRTNRIDRLLLHPLWGTVVFFAVMFAFFQVVFTVGAPLRDGIADGLNWLGAQIAEHMGNSLAGSLLGHAVIGGVGTVLQFIPQIALLFLLIALLENLGYLARAAFVMDRVMATTGLEGRAFVAMLSSFACAIPGIMATRTLPSSRDRIATILSAPLMTCSARLPVYTLLVGLLVAPQTRWWGLSAQGITMFLLYLGGGTSALIAAWLFKSTILRSDVLPFTMELPPYRFPPVKAVLVAVWSAAKMFLRKAGTIILAVSLVLWALLNLPTRETETAGMSPTDATAYVMGHSYAADVGKAIEPVFKPLGFDWHIDVALVGALSAREVFVSTLGQVSAATDPANPGQALATLTDDHGHKVFTAPTVIALLVYFMFALQCMSTVAVMRRETNSWRWPALAFGYMFALAWVMAFAARSIAVGVSA; encoded by the coding sequence ATGACGTCGTGCCACACCGAGAGCAGCACCGCGGTAGGGGTCGAAGATCTTCGGCGGGTGGCGCTGGTGGGCAGTCCGAACGCCGGCAAGACCAGCGTCTTCAACCATCTGACGGGGCTGCGCGGGAAAATCGGCAACTACCCCGGCGTCACGGTGGGGCGCAGCGTGGGCACCACCGAAGTGGATGGCGCCACGATCGCCGTCGAGGACCTGCCCGGCACCTACAGCCTCGACCCGATCAGCCCGGACGAACAGGTTGTCACCGACCTGCTCACCGGTCGCCTCGACGGCATCGGCAGACCCGATGCGGTGCTGCTAGTGGCCGACGTCACCACACTGCGTCGTTCGATCACGCTCGTCGCGGAGGTTTTGCGCCTCGACTTGCCGTGCCTGCTGGTGCTCACCATGAGCGACGAAATGACGTCGCGCGGAGGCCGGATCGATACCGGCGCGCTCTCGACGGCGCTTGGCATCCCGGTCATCCCAGTCGTCGCACACCGGGGCACGGGCATCGAAGCTGTGCGCGCGCAGCTGGGGTCTTTCCACCGGTGGAAACGGCCGCCGCTTGCGCCTCCGTCCGATCACGACGCCGTCGACGCCTGGGGCAAGTCCGTGCTCGATGCTTCGAACTACGTTGCGCCGCAACCGGATCACCGCACCAACCGGATCGACCGGTTGCTGCTGCACCCATTGTGGGGCACGGTCGTGTTCTTCGCGGTGATGTTTGCTTTCTTCCAGGTTGTCTTCACCGTCGGTGCACCCCTGCGGGATGGGATAGCCGACGGACTGAACTGGCTGGGCGCCCAGATCGCCGAGCACATGGGCAATTCGCTGGCGGGAAGCCTGCTGGGCCACGCAGTCATCGGTGGCGTGGGCACCGTCCTGCAGTTCATCCCGCAGATTGCACTGCTGTTCCTGCTGATTGCGCTGCTGGAAAACCTCGGTTACCTGGCCCGGGCGGCATTCGTGATGGACCGCGTGATGGCCACCACCGGTCTGGAAGGCCGCGCTTTTGTCGCGATGCTGTCGTCGTTTGCCTGCGCCATCCCCGGCATTATGGCGACCCGGACGTTGCCGTCGTCGCGCGACCGGATCGCCACCATCCTGAGCGCACCGCTGATGACCTGTTCGGCGCGCCTGCCGGTGTATACCTTGCTGGTCGGTCTGCTGGTCGCACCTCAGACGCGCTGGTGGGGGCTCAGCGCCCAGGGCATCACGATGTTCTTGCTGTATCTCGGCGGAGGAACCTCGGCGCTGATCGCGGCGTGGCTGTTCAAGTCGACAATCCTGCGCAGCGACGTGCTGCCGTTCACTATGGAGCTCCCCCCGTATCGGTTCCCTCCTGTCAAAGCTGTGCTGGTCGCGGTGTGGAGCGCAGCGAAGATGTTCTTGCGCAAGGCCGGAACGATTATCTTGGCCGTGTCCCTGGTGCTGTGGGCGCTGCTCAACTTGCCGACGCGCGAAACCGAAACGGCCGGCATGTCCCCCACCGACGCGACCGCATACGTGATGGGCCACAGCTATGCCGCCGACGTCGGCAAGGCGATCGAGCCCGTGTTCAAACCGCTGGGCTTCGACTGGCATATCGACGTCGCCCTGGTCGGTGCCCTGTCCGCGCGTGAGGTGTTCGTCTCCACGCTCGGCCAAGTGTCCGCGGCGACCGACCCCGCCAACCCGGGGCAAGCGCTGGCGACCCTCACCGACGATCACGGTCACAAGGTGTTCACCGCACCGACAGTCATCGCATTGCTGGTGTATTTCATGTTCGCGCTGCAATGCATGTCGACGGTGGCCGTGATGCGCCGAGAGACCAACTCGTGGCGGTGGCCGGCCCTGGCTTTCGGTTACATGTTCGCGCTCGCGTGGGTAATGGCTTTCGCCGCCCGCTCAATTGCCGTCGGTGTCAGCGCATGA
- a CDS encoding pyruvate, phosphate dikinase — MTRGVPRSGVRDNSPAGRSPTTASASPSSPVPVLDGTATLAREVLGNKGYGIEMMRRHGLPVPPAFGITADVGARYLAEPEATMQAIWGEVLDGVRWLEDETSRTFGRGPRPLLVSVRSSAARSMPGMMDTVLDLGVDDAVEQALAAVGTAEFARDTRHRFDRMYRRIAAALGRAPSPPADPYAQLRVAIEAVFASWNSPRAMAYRAHHGLGDHGGTAVVVQSMVFGNMGSNSGAGVLFSRNPITGTDERFGEWLPGGQGDDVVSGTVNVKPITALYDQQPAVYDELMAAARTLERLGSDVQEIEFTVEAGKLWLLQTRAAERSAQAAVRLALQLRREGLIDDAEALRRVTPAQVETLLLPSLQPEIRLAAPLLAQGLPASPGVASGRAYTDIDDAIDAADRGEDVILVRNHTSPEDVHGMLAARGIVTEVGGASSHAAVVSRELGKVAVVGCGRGITESLAGELVTVDGGEGEVRQGILELSAWSENDTPELRELADVARRISPLRAHANGDYPRLEDNSDAAVRGALADGHTDVVSATPVITMLTAVQLADNQVSTR, encoded by the coding sequence ATGACTCGTGGCGTGCCACGCAGCGGCGTCCGCGATAACTCGCCGGCCGGGCGTTCCCCGACCACGGCGAGCGCTTCACCATCGTCGCCGGTACCGGTGCTCGACGGCACCGCCACGCTGGCCCGGGAAGTGCTGGGCAACAAGGGCTACGGCATCGAAATGATGCGCCGGCACGGTTTGCCGGTGCCGCCGGCGTTCGGTATCACCGCCGACGTGGGCGCCCGCTATCTGGCCGAACCCGAGGCGACGATGCAGGCGATCTGGGGCGAGGTGCTCGACGGCGTCCGCTGGCTGGAGGACGAGACGTCACGAACGTTCGGGCGGGGGCCGCGGCCGTTGTTGGTGAGTGTGCGCTCAAGCGCGGCGCGTTCGATGCCGGGCATGATGGACACGGTGCTGGACCTGGGCGTCGACGATGCGGTCGAACAAGCGCTGGCTGCGGTTGGCACGGCCGAATTCGCACGCGACACCCGGCACCGGTTCGACAGGATGTATCGGCGCATCGCCGCCGCACTGGGCAGGGCTCCGTCGCCGCCCGCCGACCCGTACGCACAACTGCGGGTGGCCATTGAGGCGGTGTTCGCGTCGTGGAACTCGCCGCGGGCGATGGCCTACCGCGCCCATCACGGCCTCGGCGACCACGGCGGCACCGCCGTGGTCGTCCAGTCGATGGTGTTCGGCAATATGGGCTCCAACTCCGGTGCTGGTGTTCTGTTTTCGCGCAATCCGATAACCGGCACCGACGAGCGTTTCGGCGAATGGCTACCCGGCGGCCAAGGCGACGATGTGGTCTCGGGAACTGTCAACGTCAAACCGATCACTGCGCTATACGACCAGCAACCCGCGGTCTACGACGAGTTGATGGCCGCCGCACGTACGCTCGAGCGGCTTGGTTCTGACGTTCAGGAGATCGAGTTCACCGTCGAAGCGGGCAAACTGTGGCTGTTGCAGACCCGGGCCGCTGAGCGATCGGCGCAGGCAGCGGTGCGGCTGGCGCTGCAGCTGCGCCGGGAGGGACTCATCGACGACGCCGAGGCGCTGCGCAGGGTCACTCCCGCCCAGGTCGAGACGCTGCTGCTGCCGTCACTGCAGCCGGAAATCCGGCTGGCGGCACCGCTTTTGGCCCAGGGATTGCCGGCGAGCCCGGGGGTTGCTTCGGGTCGGGCCTATACCGATATAGACGACGCGATCGACGCTGCCGACCGCGGCGAGGACGTCATCTTGGTGCGCAACCACACCAGTCCCGAGGATGTGCACGGCATGCTGGCCGCGCGCGGCATCGTCACCGAGGTCGGCGGCGCCTCCAGTCACGCCGCTGTGGTCAGCCGGGAACTCGGCAAGGTGGCCGTGGTGGGCTGTGGCCGCGGCATCACCGAATCGCTGGCGGGCGAACTGGTCACTGTCGACGGCGGCGAAGGCGAAGTCCGCCAAGGGATTTTGGAGCTGTCTGCGTGGTCGGAGAACGACACACCAGAATTACGCGAGCTCGCCGATGTCGCACGCCGAATCAGCCCCTTGCGTGCGCATGCGAACGGCGACTACCCAAGGTTGGAAGACAATTCGGACGCCGCGGTGCGAGGCGCACTAGCCGACGGTCACACCGACGTGGTGTCGGCTACCCCGGTGATCACCATGCTGACCGCTGTGCAGCTGGCCGACAACCAGGTCTCAACGCGGTGA